From a region of the Mycosarcoma maydis chromosome 7, whole genome shotgun sequence genome:
- a CDS encoding 40S ribosomal protein uS11, with amino-acid sequence MAPKVRAAATNEVSLGPNVGEGELVFGVAHIFASFNDTFVHVTDMSGKETVVRVTGGMKVKADRDESSPYAAMLAAQDCAVRCKEVGITALHIKLRATGGTGTKTPGPGAQAALRALARAGMRIGRIEDVTPVPTDSTRRKGGRRGRRL; translated from the exons ATGGCTCCCAAGGtccgtgctgctgctaccaaCGAGGTTTCCCTCGGCCCCAACGTCGGTGAGGGCGagctcgtcttcggcgTCGCTCA CATCTTCGCCTCGTTCAACGACACCTTCGTCCATGTCACTGATATGTCCGGCAAGGAAACCGTTGTCCGTGTCACTGGTGGCATGAAGGTCAAGGCTGACCGTGACGAGTCGTCGCCCTACGCTGCCATGTTGGCCGCTCAGGACTGCGCCGTCCGCTGCAAGGAGGTCGGCATCACCGCCCTTCACATCAAGCTCCGTGCCACCGGTGGTACCGGCACCAAGACTCCCGGCCCTGGTGCCCAGGCCGCTCTCCGTGCCCTTGCCCGTGCCGGCATGCGCATTGGCCGCATCGAGGACGTCACCCCCGTCCCCACCGACTCTACCCGCAGAAAGGGTGGTCGCCGTGGTCGTCGTCTATGA